TCGTCGGCGCCATGGTCATCTACCTCGTCTCCGCCAAGCTCTATTACGAGGTGCGCACGCCGCCGCCGGACGCCATGGAAATACAGGTCGTCGCCAAGCAGTGGATGTGGAAGTTCCAACACCCGGGCGGCCAGCGCGAGATCAACACGCTGCATGTGCCGGTCGATCAGGCCATCAAGCTCAACATGATCTCCCAGGACGTGATTCACAGCCTGTATTTCCCGGCCCTGCGGGTAAAGCAGGATCTGCTGCCCGGGCGTTACACCCAGCTCTGGTTCAAGGCTACCAAGACCGGTCGCTTCCAGGCCTATTGCGCCGAGTACTGCGGCACCGACCACTCGCGGATGTTGGCCGATCTGGTCATCCTGCCGGCGCAGGAATATGCCGCCTGGCTGGAACAGGCCGGCACCTCCGAAAGCCTGGCCGACCAGGGCGGCGCGCTGTTCCGCCAGTTCGGTTGCAGCGGTTGCCACGGCGCTGCCAACGTGGCCCATGCGCCCAACCTGGCCGGTCTCTACGGCCGTCGGGTGGCGTTGCAGAACGGCGAGTCGGTGCTGGCCGACGACAGCTACATCCGTGACAGC
This DNA window, taken from Stutzerimonas stutzeri, encodes the following:
- the coxB gene encoding cytochrome c oxidase subunit II, translated to MNETFVRFWPQAASQYAGNVDWLVFAFTGMMMFFVVPVFVLLVLFSFRYRKGTQVPRDHRPRGSMKVEMTWIALPFVGAMVIYLVSAKLYYEVRTPPPDAMEIQVVAKQWMWKFQHPGGQREINTLHVPVDQAIKLNMISQDVIHSLYFPALRVKQDLLPGRYTQLWFKATKTGRFQAYCAEYCGTDHSRMLADLVILPAQEYAAWLEQAGTSESLADQGGALFRQFGCSGCHGAANVAHAPNLAGLYGRRVALQNGESVLADDSYIRDSILLPNKQVVAGFEPIMPSFDNVLDEEAVLRLTAYIKSLGHAGEGGEDDPDAP